The genome window AGACCCAGTGCAGTGCCATGGCTCTCACAGCCTCCCCGTCCCTGTCCTGGGAGCAGCCCCGGCAAGGACGCTCCTACCCAGAAGACTCCAGGTCAGGAGGGCAGGGCCCTGAGGAAGGTGAGGACGTCCTGGAGAGCTGTGGCCATCAAGGTGCTTTGCAGCCTGGAGGTCTCCACACACCTGGGCAAACGGAAGCTTTCTGGGAGAAACTGgctcccaggccctgccctccaAGCCACCCCATCACAGTGGCACACACAGACAGGTTCCCAGATTGTCCAGCCTCCACCAGGAGAAGTCAGGGAGGTGGACGGGGGATGCGCTCCCAGATTGTCCAGCCTCCACCGGGAGAAGtcagggagggggcaggggatgGGGTCAGCCACCGGCTCGGCCTGTGCATGCCCACCCCTCCCAGCAGCACCTCTCTCTGGCCCACCTGGCTGGCCGGAGTCTGTGGACTGGCACTGCCTGATACAACTTTCAGTATTTTCAGTGCCCAAAGGGTGCAACGACTAGCCCTTAAAATGAGGCTAGAGCCCCTGAGGAAGTGGGTCTTTAGGCAGAGCCACTGCACAGCAGGGCAGCGCATAGGACAGATCAATGTCTTCCTGCGTGGAGGCctttggtctttctttttttgagattgagtctcgctctgtcaccaggctggagtgcagtggcgcgatcttggctcactgcaacctccaactccccagttcaagtgattctcctgccttagcatcccaagtagctgggactacaggcacgtgcaaccatggccagctaattttttttcatatttttagtagagacagagatttaccatgtttgccaggctggtctcaaactcctgacgtcaggtgatctgcccaccttggcctcccaaagtgctgggaatacaggcatgagccacacggctggcctaatttttgtgattttagtagagatggggttttaccatgctgaccaggatggtctcgatcttctgacctcgtgatctgcccgccttggcctcccaaagtgctgggatcacaagcatgagctaccgcgcccagccgcctTTGGTCTTTTCaagaggtaagaaaaaaaaaaacctccacagCTCCACATTTCCACTCAGCCACTTTCCTGTCTGACCCCTGGATATTCCAGCCCTACTGGGAAACACCAGCCTGCCCTGCATACCTCAGAGCGCTCACTGTAGCTACCCAAGCCACCCTGCCCCAGGCCAAGCCCCACCCCAACCATGTCTGTTCTGAAATGCCACTGCAGGTCAGCTCCACGTCCAGCCCTGCTTGCGGGACTCTGGCCGACCCTGCCTGCCCAGTGCAGCCCCCGTGCCTCCTGGGTGGCTCCAGCACTGCACAGGCTTTCTGGAACCCCTGACAATACAAGACCCAcgccacacctcacacggcaccCTTGGCTGCCAGCAAGGCGGGAGAGCTGGAGCCCTGTGACAGGCTCCTACACCAGCACTTAGCATAACACACTGCCACCAGCTTCCAACACGCTGCTGTCACCTCACAACACTGGCACGGGATGATGACACACAAATGCTCAATGCCACATTTCCTGTCCTCAGCCCCCAGAAGGCTGATGCCAGTGCACGGCACAGCCCCGATACTCTTTGTCCATCATCAAGCATGTGTGCCCACCTGTGCTAAACCCTGCAGCAGGTTCACCCAGCAACCCAGGAGCAAAGCCCAGAGGGCCTAGTCCTCCAGAGAGGGCGGGAGGCAGCAGGGGCTCTGCTGGCTGGGCGCGCACTCTGCCAGCACTGACCACGTGTGAACCCTGCAGCAGCCCAGGGGAGATGCTGCTGTCTCACAGGATTGGCACTGCGCCCAGAAAGCCTCTACAGGGGCAGGTCTAGGAGCCTGGCTAGGCCGGAGACATTTGGTGAGAAGGCGAAGGTGAGCGTCCACTTCCTCAGAGGACACTTGGGGGCTCCTTCCACACCTTCCGAGTacatcccccacccccagaacACGGCTGGGCACACACAGGGGCTCCGGAAGTAACCAACTGCCTGCGAGCCAGCTGCTTAAGGCTCATGGGGTCCAGATGACAGGACGGTCGGAGCTGTAGAAGGAGGCTGCTCAGGTGAGATGGCCTGGCCTGCCTCCCTGGGAGGTGAGCCACAGGCAGTGTCAACTTAAGAAGCACCCCGCCCTGTCAGGCAAGGACGACCCCAGGTTTAGCTACACAGTTCTTTTGCTGCCAGGCAGTCCTCCATCCTGGAAACCAATCCTGATGTCTCATCAGGTCCCCAACTCACTCcgccccctttgccttccacttaAAGCCTCTGAAAGTACTACTACTTAGCAACACCATCCCCGCCCCCTTCAGAGGCTGCCCGACCACCCTATCTCCAAATCAAGAGACGTAAATTTTGACTCAGTCACAATTCAGGCTTATTCATTTCTGTGTTCACTAGCGTCTAAGTTCCAAGAGTGTTGCGTCCGTGCTTATCCCCTCCGTGCTCAGCTGATGCGTGCAGTAACTGGTGCTTAATAAACACGTGGTGGATGGTCTGCAGGCCAGAGAACAGCTGGGGCAGATGTTTGGTCTCCCACGGAGACGGCAGCAAACACAGGCCTTAGGCCCCAGCAGCCTGGCCGAGGGGCTTCCCACGACCGGGATGCGCCGTGAGCCAGTGCTCCCGGAACCCCCGGCCCGCGGACGCCCTCCAGGCCGGCCACGTGGCCTCGGTCGCCCCGCCCCTCTGCGCTCGCCCCAAAAGCCGTACTTGGCCCACGTCCCCTAAGCCGGCGCTGGCGCACTTGCGCCTCAGTCCCTAACGGCGCGAGCTTCTGGTGCAGCCCGGGCCGCCCGCCCTCCCGGCCTCTCGGGCGTCTCTGACGCGCCCGACTCCTTCCGGCAGGGGCAGCGGTACTCACACGCCAGCCAAGGACGCGGCGACCAGGGAGGAGGAATCGGCGGACACGGGATGCCTGAGGAAAGGGAGGGCCGGCCAGGCCGCGCACGGGAAATGAAGCACTGGGCTCTACCAAGAGCCGCGGGCCGGGGGCCCAGGGGGGGACGCGGCCCCTGCACACGCTCCGCCTGGCCGCCGGGGCCCTAGACGCGCTGCGCCCCGACACTTCAAAGGCAGAATTCCGTTGGAGACGACTGCGGAGGCCGCTCTTCAGCGGAGGAGTCTGCACAAATGCCGGGAACGGGCGGCTGCGCGCGCGCCCCCCTGCGTCTCGAGGCCAGTGGTGTCGCCGGTGGGGCGGGGCCGGAGGCCGGCACGCGCCGAGTGGCGCACGAGGCGGCCAGCGCGCAggcgcggggcggggccgggccgggctGGGTCAGCGCGCGTGCGCCCGCCAAGCTGCGGGACAAAGGGGAGGGACCCGCGTCGCCCCGCCCCCGAGTGCCCCGCCCCGAGCGGCTGGGCGTGTGGCTCCCGCGACCCGCGGCGCCGGtctcgccgccgccgccgccatgTACCCTGCGGGTCCCCCGGCCGGCCCGGTCCCGCACCGCGGCCGCCGTCCCCCGCCCGGGCCCTCTGCGCCCGCCCCGGCCCCCGTCCCCGCTGCACGGCCGCCGCCCCCCGCGCCCGGGCCGCGGCCCCGCGTGGCCGTGAAGATGGCCTTCCGCAAGGCCTACTCCATCAAGGACAAGCTGCAGGCCATCGAGCGCGTCAAGGGCGGCGAGCGGCAGGCCAGTGTGTGCCGCGACTTCGGCGTGCCGGGTGGGACGCTGCGCGGCTGGCTCAAGGACGAGCCCAAGCTGCGCTGGTTCCTGGAGCAGCTGGGCGGCGAGGTGGGCACTCAGCGCAAGAAGATGCGGCTGGCCAACGAGGAGGAGATCGACCGCGCCGTGTACGCCTGGTTCCTGGCACTGCGCCAGCACGGGGTGCCGCTGTCTGGGCCGCTCATCCAGGCGCAGGCCGAGGCCTTTGCGCGCCAGATCTACGGGCCCGAGTGCACCTTCAAGGCCAGCCACGGCTGGTTCTGGCGCTGGCAGAAGCGCCACGGCATCTCCAGCCAGCGCTTCTACGGCGAGGCCGGGCCCCTCGCCCCGGGCCCCGCGCCCGGCCCGCCAGTCAAGGAGGAGCCCACGCTGCCCTCCGGCGCCGGCCCCCTGCCCGACCGCGCCCCGGCCCCGCCGCCCCCCGCCGAGGGCGGCTACGGCGACGAGCAGATCTACAACGCCAACGTCACCGGCCTCTACTGGAAGCTGCTTCCGGAGCAGGCTGCGCCCCCGGGTGCAGGGGACCCTGGAGCAAGGGGCTGCGGCCGGCGATGGCGGGGCGACCGCGTAACGGTGCTGCTGGCCGCCAACCTGACCGGCAGCCACAAGCTGAAGCCGCTGGTCATCGGGCGGCTGCCGGACCCGCCCAGCCTGCGCCACCACAACCAGGACAAGTTCCCGGCCTCCTACCGCTACAGCCCCGACGCCTGGCTCAGCCGCCCGCTGCTGCGGGGCTGGTTCTTTGAGGAATTTGTCCCGGGCGTCAAACGCTACCTGCGCCGAAGCTGCCTGCAGCAGAAGGCCGTGCTGCTGGTGGCCCACCCGCCCTGCCCAAGCCCAGCTGCCAGTATGCCCGCCCTGGAGGACAGCGAGGATGCCCCCGTGCGGTGCAGGCCGGAGCCCCTCGGCCCTCCGGAGGAGCTGCAGACACCGGATGGCGCTGTGCGGGTGCTGTTCCTGTCCAAAGGCAGCAGCCGGGCACACATTCCCGCACCGCTGGAGCAGGGCGTGGTGGCCGCCTTCAAGCAGCTGTACAAGCGCGAGCTGCTACGGTTGGCTGTGTCCTGCGCCAGCGGCTCCCCGCTGGACTTCATGCGCAGCTTCATGCTCAAGGACATGCTCTACCTGGCCGGCCTCTCCTGGGACCTGGTGCAGGCGGGCAGCATTGAGCGCTGCTGGCTGCTGGGCCTGAGGGCCGCCTTCGAGCCCCGGCCGGGCGAGGACAGTGCTGGGCAGCCGGCTCAGGCTGAGGAAGCTGCTGAGCACAGCAGGGTGCTCAGCGACCTCACTCACCTGGCGGCTCTGGCCTACAAGTGCCTGGCTCCCGAGGAGGTTGCAGAGTGGCTGCATCTGGACGATGATGGGGGTCCACCCGAGGGCTGCCGGGAGGAGGtgggcccagccctgccccctgcAGCCCCTCCGGCCCCAGCCAGCCTGCCTTCTGCCattgggggaggagaggaggaggaggaggccaccGAGTACGGAGGGACCTCGGTGCCCACTGCCGGGGAGGCTGTGCGCGGGCTAGAGACAGCTCTGCGGTGGCTGGAGAGCCAGGACCCCAGAGAGGTGGGGCCACTGAGGCTGGTGCAGCTGCGCTCACTTATCAGCATGGCCCGGAGGCTGGGGGGCATCGGGCATACCCCAGCAGGCCCATATGACGGTGTGTGACCAGGCCAGCCCAGTGACCTTTCTCCTGCTGCACTTGGAGGGAGGGGACACACACAGtctcccatctcccctcccc of Macaca fascicularis isolate 582-1 chromosome 8, T2T-MFA8v1.1 contains these proteins:
- the TIGD5 gene encoding tigger transposable element-derived protein 5, with product MYPAGPPAGPVPHRGRRPPPGPSAPAPAPVPAARPPPPAPGPRPRVAVKMAFRKAYSIKDKLQAIERVKGGERQASVCRDFGVPGGTLRGWLKDEPKLRWFLEQLGGEVGTQRKKMRLANEEEIDRAVYAWFLALRQHGVPLSGPLIQAQAEAFARQIYGPECTFKASHGWFWRWQKRHGISSQRFYGEAGPLAPGPAPGPPVKEEPTLPSGAGPLPDRAPAPPPPAEGGYGDEQIYNANVTGLYWKLLPEQAAPPGAGDPGARGCGRRWRGDRVTVLLAANLTGSHKLKPLVIGRLPDPPSLRHHNQDKFPASYRYSPDAWLSRPLLRGWFFEEFVPGVKRYLRRSCLQQKAVLLVAHPPCPSPAASMPALEDSEDAPVRCRPEPLGPPEELQTPDGAVRVLFLSKGSSRAHIPAPLEQGVVAAFKQLYKRELLRLAVSCASGSPLDFMRSFMLKDMLYLAGLSWDLVQAGSIERCWLLGLRAAFEPRPGEDSAGQPAQAEEAAEHSRVLSDLTHLAALAYKCLAPEEVAEWLHLDDDGGPPEGCREEVGPALPPAAPPAPASLPSAIGGGEEEEEATEYGGTSVPTAGEAVRGLETALRWLESQDPREVGPLRLVQLRSLISMARRLGGIGHTPAGPYDGV